In Peptococcaceae bacterium, the following are encoded in one genomic region:
- a CDS encoding DUF58 domain-containing protein has protein sequence MRLTSTFAGVVKLFSLLLLLGVAFANTVFVSVSLAVVLLVLGGMFVRQPGGITVKRTKTNDTVFAGEVFSNAIEVSVGSGIGVVVISDKIPSNVELVGGSNVKYIWKGLKPKAVKMFYSIKCAAAGTYHFNCLSLEARHFLRFREPLREIYQALQVLEVKPRIADLKKLRNTAAVSRIPLPLGAMSKMGLPTLEFKELRQYSAGDPFKFINWKATARNVCRGSTQPVINEYEKEGRKVVWIFLDNSPAMRVGTNIKNVFGCSLEAVSGLADYYLKQNNIVALCAYNRGHHFIHPGAGKKQHYKILKSILRLNVVAGNPEQAGDKAPIPALSLRETVIKYKRYLAGSRPLCVIVTRLTGANAGELSAGIREMSKYTGLARGKLTIMVININGYGLLSLEGPFAAGAELLESRNNFLARKMNNGVIWVDWDPAKSGFAQALLEQVVKR, from the coding sequence ATGAGGCTCACTTCGACCTTTGCCGGCGTTGTAAAACTGTTTTCCCTCCTTCTGCTTTTGGGGGTCGCCTTCGCCAATACGGTTTTTGTCAGCGTTTCGCTGGCGGTTGTTTTACTCGTCCTTGGGGGGATGTTTGTCCGGCAGCCCGGAGGGATAACCGTAAAGAGGACAAAAACAAACGACACCGTGTTTGCCGGGGAGGTGTTTTCGAATGCCATAGAAGTCTCGGTTGGCTCAGGCATTGGGGTGGTGGTAATATCCGACAAGATCCCCTCCAATGTTGAACTCGTCGGCGGCAGCAATGTCAAATACATCTGGAAAGGCTTGAAACCAAAGGCCGTGAAAATGTTTTACAGCATAAAATGCGCTGCGGCCGGAACCTACCATTTCAACTGCCTTTCCCTGGAAGCGAGGCATTTTTTGCGCTTCCGCGAACCGCTCCGGGAAATATACCAGGCTCTGCAGGTCCTGGAAGTCAAACCGCGGATTGCCGACCTGAAAAAACTGAGAAATACCGCCGCGGTTTCCAGAATCCCGCTCCCGCTGGGAGCAATGTCCAAAATGGGTCTTCCCACTCTTGAGTTCAAAGAACTGCGGCAGTATAGCGCGGGGGACCCCTTCAAGTTCATCAACTGGAAAGCGACCGCCAGGAACGTCTGCCGGGGGAGCACGCAGCCGGTAATCAACGAGTATGAGAAAGAAGGCCGGAAGGTTGTCTGGATTTTCCTCGATAATTCGCCGGCGATGCGGGTCGGGACGAACATAAAAAACGTGTTCGGTTGTTCTCTGGAAGCCGTCAGCGGGCTGGCTGACTACTACCTTAAGCAGAACAACATCGTCGCCCTGTGCGCTTACAACCGGGGGCATCATTTTATCCATCCCGGGGCGGGTAAAAAGCAGCATTACAAGATCCTGAAAAGCATTTTAAGACTGAACGTCGTTGCCGGCAACCCGGAACAAGCAGGTGACAAGGCGCCCATCCCGGCCCTCTCCCTGCGGGAAACGGTAATCAAGTACAAAAGGTACCTTGCGGGGAGCAGGCCGCTTTGCGTTATCGTTACGCGGCTGACAGGCGCCAATGCCGGTGAGCTGTCCGCGGGCATAAGGGAAATGTCGAAATACACCGGGCTTGCCCGCGGGAAACTGACCATCATGGTCATCAATATCAACGGCTACGGCCTTTTATCGCTGGAGGGGCCTTTTGCCGCCGGCGCGGAACTTTTGGAGAGCAGGAATAATTTCCTGGCCCGCAAGATGAACAACGGCGTCATATGGGTGGACTGGGATCCCGCAAAAAGCGGCTTTGCCCAGGCCCTTCTTGAGCAGGTGGTGAAAAGATGA
- a CDS encoding MoxR family ATPase — MKEENKEVRRKKEDLQMDAGKAGDMCQKIIEKALEYFVADDDAILRKVLCGFIANGHILFEDNPGLGKTLLVKILAKATGCNWNRIQFTPDLMPSDIVGTKIWKAEKSTFELEKGPIFTNFLLADEINRAMPKTQSALLEAMEERQVTIEGTTHRLTAPFVVMATQNPIENEGTYPLPEAQLDRFLMKLSMGYMKTLAAECRILKRRISWQKDDPTGDIQQVVRQEDIVSLQQEAEKVYVDDNLLKYIGEIVRGTRENQRIRVGSSPRGGLALLKLSRACALSGGRDFVIPDDVKMFAADALSHRIILNIEHTLEGLDPAAVINEIVSNTEVPKDFLPR, encoded by the coding sequence ATGAAAGAAGAAAATAAGGAAGTAAGAAGAAAAAAGGAGGACCTGCAGATGGATGCCGGAAAAGCCGGGGACATGTGCCAAAAAATAATTGAAAAGGCCCTGGAGTATTTCGTCGCGGACGACGATGCCATCCTGAGAAAAGTATTGTGCGGTTTCATAGCGAACGGCCATATCCTCTTCGAGGATAACCCCGGACTGGGAAAGACGCTCCTGGTAAAGATTTTGGCCAAAGCGACCGGGTGCAACTGGAACCGCATCCAGTTTACGCCCGATTTGATGCCGTCGGACATCGTGGGAACAAAAATCTGGAAGGCCGAAAAATCAACCTTTGAACTGGAAAAGGGCCCCATTTTTACAAACTTCCTTCTCGCGGACGAAATCAACAGGGCCATGCCCAAAACCCAGTCCGCGCTCCTGGAAGCGATGGAGGAAAGACAGGTCACCATTGAAGGGACCACTCACCGGCTGACCGCTCCTTTTGTAGTCATGGCCACGCAGAACCCGATTGAAAACGAGGGCACTTATCCTTTGCCTGAAGCCCAGCTGGATCGTTTTCTCATGAAACTTTCCATGGGGTATATGAAAACCCTCGCTGCGGAATGCCGGATACTGAAAAGGCGGATTTCCTGGCAGAAGGACGACCCGACCGGCGATATCCAGCAGGTTGTGCGGCAGGAGGACATCGTGAGTCTCCAGCAGGAGGCCGAAAAAGTATATGTTGACGACAACCTCCTGAAGTACATCGGGGAGATCGTGAGAGGCACAAGGGAGAACCAGAGAATCAGGGTTGGTTCCAGCCCCCGCGGGGGTCTTGCCCTTCTTAAGCTGTCCAGGGCGTGCGCTTTGTCCGGCGGCAGGGATTTCGTCATCCCGGACGATGTCAAGATGTTTGCTGCCGACGCGCTTTCCCACAGGATAATTTTGAACATTGAGCACACGCTGGAGGGGCTTGACCCGGCTGCAGTAATAAATGAGATCGTGTCAAATACCGAAGTCCCCAAAGACTTTCTTCCGAGGTAA